A window from Falco naumanni isolate bFalNau1 chromosome 3, bFalNau1.pat, whole genome shotgun sequence encodes these proteins:
- the C3H1orf232 gene encoding uncharacterized protein C1orf232 homolog translates to MAQGFWRLYKTKVLQTLGGARVDGALQEEGDPPELMETAEPPALMEEGPSPMSQLARKVQGVGARGWRTLSSLFTREDEHQLLSPEPCADHPLAAEPPPSENAPSFWDLFATKWQQASGPDKEAPPPEPGESPGEPPGDDGSDLREPEEGAFHWGFLASKLAEIRNKNAPKGN, encoded by the exons ATGGCCCAGGGCTTCTGGCGACTCTACAAGACCAAAGTGCTGCAGACCCTGGGGGGGGCACGGGTGGACGGGGCGCTGCAGGAAGAG GGAGACCCCCCTGAGCTGATGGAGACAGCTGAGCCCCCAGCACTGATGGAGGAGGGACCCAGTCCCATGTCCCAGCTGGCAAGGAAG GTGCAGGGGGTGGGTGCCCGGGGCTGGCGGACGCTTTCATCCCTCTTCACCCGTGAGGACGAGCACCAGCTGCTCAGCCCGGAGCCCTGCGCAGACCA cccGCTGGCCGCCGAGCCGCCCCCGTCTGAGAACGCGCCCAGCTTTTGGGATCTCTTTGCTACCAAGTGGCAGCAGGCGTCAGGGCCGGACAAGGAGGCGCCCCCCCCGGAGCCGGGCGAGAGCCCTGGGGAGCCGCCGGGTGACGATGGCAGCGACCTACGGGAACCAGAGGAAGGGGCCTTCCACTGGGGCTTCCTGGCCAGCAAACTGGCTGAAATCCGGAATAAAAATGCCCCCAAGGGCAACTAG
- the FAM110D gene encoding LOW QUALITY PROTEIN: protein FAM110D (The sequence of the model RefSeq protein was modified relative to this genomic sequence to represent the inferred CDS: inserted 2 bases in 1 codon), whose product MVPLGSPPLAICTSSNLRLVAPSHGSPLAWLNRGPECPREPGGVGGRTPSAVERLEADKAKYVKSQQVINSRQEPALRGSSPRLSPRGRRLLAYQQCNELCQGSELSREGPRKLPCPQSPVARRAGGRRLLRPDSLIIYRQKRDCPGTDKENAKGSGLVRRLFQGPLRDKPSSSPPAKGLGEGPPAPQNHETPMLWVPVEKEKARTPSAGSDGGGGGIFPLPGSPMAQPPPAXPGKPALALRISLPLSEQERFFNYCGLDRALVELLGQERFGPAGWDNASARPPGSCESEPGQASGGSEGDAGPGEEEPDSRLGSAVSVVERNARVIKWLYGCQRAWAAAKESTV is encoded by the exons ATGGTgcccctgggcagccccccTCTTGCCATCTGCACCTCCAGCAACCTGCGCCTTGTGGCCCCCAGCCACGGCTCCCCCCTGGCCTGGCTGAACCGTGGCCCTGAGTGCCCGCGGGAGCCGGGGGGCGTCGGGGGCCGCACACCCAGTGCCGTGGAGCGGCTGGAGGCTGACAAAGCCAAATACGTCAAATCCCAACAAGTCATCAACAGCCGGCAGGAGCCGGCGCTGCGGGGCAGCTCGCCCCGGCTCTCCCCGCGTGGCCGGCGCCTCCTCGCCTACCAGCAGTGTAAcgagctgtgccagggctcagaGCTGAGCCGGGAGGGTCCCAGGAAGCTGCCGTGCCCCCAGTCCCCTGTGGCACGCCGGGCCGGTGGCAGGCGCCTGCTGAGGCCCGACTCCCTCATCATCTACCGGCAGAAACGGGATTGCCCAGGCACGGACAAGGAGAATGCCAAGGGCTCCGGGCTGGTGCGACGCCTCTTCCAGGGACCCCTCAGAGACAAGCCCTCCAGCTCTCCCCCAGCCAAGGGGCTGGGCGAggggccaccagccccccagAACCACGAGACTCCCATGCTGTGGGTGCCTGTGGAGAAGGAGAAGGCGAGGACGCCGAGTGCCGGCAGTGACGGTGGCGGTGGTGGCATCTTccctctgccaggcagccccatggcacagccccccccagc ccccggcaAGCCGGCGCTGGCTCTGCGCATCTCCCTGCCACTCTCAGAGCAGGAGCGGTTCTTCAATTACTGCGGGCTGGACCGGGCGCTGGTAGAGCTGCTGGGCCAGGAGCGGTTCGGGCCGGCGGGCTGGGATAACGCCTCGGCTCGGCCCCCCGGCTCCTGTGAGTCAGAGCCTGGGCAGGCCTCGGGGGGCAGCGAGGGGGATGCGGGGCCGGGCGAGGAGGAGCCGGACAGCCGGCTGGGCTCTGCCGTCTCGGTGGTGGAGCGCAACGCCCGTGTCATCAAGTGGCTCTACGGCTGCCAGAGAGCCTGGGCAGCTGCCAAGGAGTCCACCGTCTGA
- the ZNF593 gene encoding zinc finger protein 593, whose protein sequence is MSPRNGRRTGAHRAHSLARQLKTKRRRRDLDEIHGDLRPENAARLLRQEPDPDLPGCAQFYCLHCARYFVDLTSMKEHFRSKVHKKRLKQLREAPYTQEEAERAAGMGSYIPPKKVEVQTQPLEEVTEMETSS, encoded by the exons ATGTCGCCGCGCAATGGCCGGCGCACCGGCGCGCACCGGGCGCACTCCCTGGCCCGGCAGCTGAAGACGAAGCGGCGCCGCCGCGACCTGGATGAGATCCACGGGGACCTGCGGCCCGAGAACGCCGCTCGGCTGCTGCGGCAGGAGCCCGACCCCGACCTGCCGGGCTGCGCCCAGTTCTACTGCCTGCACTGCGC GCGCTACTTTGTGGACCTGACCAGTATGAAGGAGCACTTCAGGTCCAAGGTGCACAAGAAGAG GCTGAAGCAGCTGCGGGAGGCACCGTACACGCAGGAGGAGGCCGAGCGTGCCGCCGGGATGGGCTCCTACATCCCCCCCAAGAAGGTGGAAGTGCAGACCCAGCCGCTGGAGGAAGTCACCGAGATGGAGACGTCCAGCTGA
- the CNKSR1 gene encoding connector enhancer of kinase suppressor of ras 1, translated as MGPPVPGAGKAVAGLDAAVQGYPFEAWGLSGPDLLGLSAGALEVLGVRCLGHQELLLEAVEQLRALDAGLASTSLRTLTEKLRELALGTQRLVLGGLQAGAACRPPPLTLLAHVVDLVGAAKGLFSWLNRYLFSTLNDFSATRDIILLCAQLAETLQVDCPAAERDSQIVRICQHIVGICESIVGCSPPALLDCRAVLQRVGLELPPGPWGSPSTSPDTPTLSPSPSESPPSSPDTPTPPSDPLGSPPLLLTALLGLEITSTSSCLHFVSAATSEALAAHGGRILPGDEIVQVNEQVVVGWTRINLEKKLLEKTSGVTLVLKKIPLDLPGSPPSRRQQLPGAFLDAADPPSTRSCECPGSPMSLTSSAAADLDSGPDSAPDPGTDEEEEENERDSRLPGVALQGHHDGAAEEVVWETSTPPGTPCSPGTLGAAGPCAAELSPTAAPATGAGGTEPSQLPAEGSPQRGRRPKGVATRLSRRRVSCRDLGRVDCDGWLLKKKDHVGFMAQKWKRCWFVLKGHTLYWYHHPNDEKAAGLINVATYDLESTREQKKKYVFQLSHQRYKPFIFAAETLADLSMWVSRLITAKTQYTLAHQSVPDREEDCYSETEAEDPDDESPRRGCDSPRKRPQNTPEKAQLFSASGEPSSTASSPQGSPRPCSPMDPAGEDLECLMQCLKQGGVSLIGQQRFLTQEQCRKSFIRRNKNPHINEKVHMVRALQSTLKAKLAELQVLEQLLSDAALTSEKFTRWKEEHQELYQELREWWAGRLGEDPDGGLGAERGPPEEAAEP; from the exons ATGGGGCCGCCCGTGCCTGGCGCAG GCaaggctgtggcagggctggacGCGGCGGTGCAGGGGTACCCCTTCGAGGCCTGGGGGCTGTCGGGGCCCGACCTGCTGGGGCTGTCGGCGGGGGCCCTGGAGGTGCTGGGCGTGCGGTGCCTGGGGCACCAGGAACTGCTGCTGGAGGCCGTGGAGCAGCTCCGCGCCCTG GATGCAGGGCTGGCGAGCACCAGCCTGCGGACGCTGACGGAGAAGCTGCGGGAGCTGGCGCTGGGCAcccagaggctggtgctgggggggctgcaagCGGGGGCTGCCTGCCGGCCACCCCCCCTTACCCTCCTGGCCCACGTCGTGGATCTGGTTGGGGCTGCCAAGGGGCTCTTCTCCTGGCTCAACAG gtACCTCTTCTCCACCCTTAACGACTTTTCGGCCACCCGGGACATCATCCTGCTCTGCGCCCAGCTGGCAGAGACCCTGCAAGTG GATTGTCCTGCGGCTGAGAGGGACAGCCAGATCGTGCGGATT TGCCAGCACATCGTGGGCATCTGTGAGAGCATcgtgggctgcagccccccagcactgctggactgtagggctgtgctgcagcgtGTGGGGCTAGAACTGCCCCCCGGCCCATGGGGCAGCCCATCGACATCCCCCGACACCCCAACACTGTCCCCCAGCCCATCAGAGAGCCCTCCATCATCTCCTGACACTCCGACGCCGCCCTCTGACCCCCTGGGGAGCCCCCCACTGCTCCTCACAGCCTTGCTG GGCCTTGAGATCACCTCCACCAGCTCTTGCCTGCACTTTGTGTCTGCAGCCACCTCGGAG GCTCTGGCTGCTCACGGGGGCCGCATCCTGCCCGGGGACGAGATCGTGCAGGTCAATGAGCAGGTCGTG GTGGGTTGGACACGCATCAACCTGGAGAagaagctgctggagaagacGAGCGGGGTGACGCTGGTGCTGAAGAAGATCCCTCTCGACTTGCCTGGCTCACCCCCCTCTCGCAGGCAGCAG ctcccaggagcATTTTTGGATGCTGCGGAtccccccagcaccaggagctgTGAATGCCCGGGCAGCCCCATGTCCCTGACCTCCAG CGCTGCTGCCGACTTGGACTCGGGGCCAGACTCTGCGCCGGACCCTGGCACTGAcgaagaggaggaagagaacgAGCGGGACTCGAGGCTGCCCGGGGTGGCTCTGCAGGGACACCACGACG GTGCTGCAGAGGAGGTGGTGTGGGAGACCAGCACCCCACCGGGCACCCCGTGCTCTCCGGGCACCCTCGGTGCTGCCGGACCCTGCGCCGCGGAGCTCAGCCCCACGGCAGCCCCTGCcacgggggctgggggcacggagcccagccagctccctgcagag ggcagcccccagagGGGACGCAGACCAAAAG GAGTGGCGACCAGGCTGAGCCGCCGGCGGGTCTCGTGCCGGGACCTGGGCCGGGTGGACTGTGATGGCTGGCTCCTGAAGAAGAAGGACCACGTGGGCTTCATGGCCCAGAAGTGGAAGCGATGCTGGTTCGTGCTGAAGGGCCACACGCTCTACTGGTACCACCACCCCAAT GATGAGAAGGCTGCAGGACTCATCAACGTGGCCACCTATGACCTGGAAAGCACGAGGGAGCAGAAGAAGAAATA CGTGTTCCAGCTTTCCCATCAGAGGTACAAGCCCTTCATCTTCGCCGCAGAGACGCTGGCCGATTTGAGCAT gtGGGTCAGTCGCCTAATAACAGCCAAAACGCAGTACACACTGGCCCACCAGTCTGTCCCAGACAGGGAGGAAG ACTGCTACAGTGAGACAGAAGCTGAGGACCCCGATGATGAGTCCCCCAGGCGTGGATGCGACTCG CCAAGGAAGAGGCCTCAAAACACTCCAGAGAAAGCCCAGCTCTTTTCAGCCAGCGGCgagcccagcagcacagccagcagcccccagggcagcccccggccctgcTCACCCATGG ACCCCGCTGGGGAGGATCTCGAGTGCCTGATGCAGTGCCTGAAGCAGGGAGGGGTGTCCCTCATCGGGCAGCAGCGGTTCCTGACGCAGGAGCAGTGCCGCAAGTCCTTCATCCGCCGCAACAAGAACCCCCACATCAACGAGAAGGTGCACATGGTGCGGGCCCTACAGAGCACGCTCAAG GCgaagctggcagagctgcaggtcctggagcagctgctcagcGATGCTGCGCTCACCTCAGAGAAGTTCACGCGCTGGAAGGAAGAGCACCAGGAGCTGTACCAGGAGCTGCGGGAGTGGTGGGCAGGGCGGCTGGGTGAGGACCCTGATGGGGGGCTTGGGGCTGAGCGTGGCCCCcctgaagaagcagctgaacCCTGA